tttctgtgctagggctttctccatttgcagcaagcgggggccacgcttcatcgcagtgcgcgggcctctcactatcgcggcctctcttgttccggagcacaggctccagacgcgcaggctcagtagttgtggctcacgggcctagttgctccgcggcatgtgggatcttcccagaccagggctcgaacccgtgtcccctgcattagcaggcagattctcaaccactgcgccaccagggaagccccaggatctcctttttaaaggctgaataatgttccattgtatgtatgtaccacattttctttatccattcatctgtcagacatttgggttgtttccacctcttggttACCGTGGATAATGCTCAGTGAACgcgggtgtgcaaatatctcttcaagatcctgcttcGAATTCtctcagataaatacccagaagtgagattaatggatcatatggtaattctatgatACTGTTACTAGcttcattttatagatcaggaaatagaagtgaagtaactttcccagatgagaaaactcaagACCCAGAGAGGGTAATGATTTTCAGGAGGTCATACAATGTTTAGTGCAAGAGTTTAGACTTTAATTCAGATCATCCATTTAGTAACTTACTGTGAACAAAATAGGGTTGTTAATTTTCACTCCTCAAGCTGCGCCTCCTTCCGTCTTTCCCATCTCAGTTAGTGCCACTGTCATTCACCAGTTGCTTGAGCCATGCATTCAGGAGTCAATGTCCATTTTTTACTTTACCCCCACATGTAGTCCATTTCTAATCCTATTCATTTTTACTTCCAAAATATGTGTGAAATAAGTCTTTTCTAAACCTGCAGTACCACACCCTGGTTTATCATCCTTTGCCTGAACTATTTTAGTAACCCTGTACTTATTAcatttcttccactttttttttcattgcttccaCTTTTGATTGTCTTTCTCTTCTCACACAACAGCtagtagtcttttaaaaaattgttttagtattaaaaatattcaaacataAAGAAAGTAGAGACTAATATAATGAACACTCCATTTCTGTCATCTAGATTTCAGTTTCTgtcattttgccatatttgctttctctttttttttttgctgtttttaaagacagtttcagggacttccctggtggtccagtggttaagactccacgcttccacttcagggggtacgggtccaatccctggttggggagctaagctcccacatgccttgcagccaaacaatttttttaaaaaaacaacagtttCACATCTCATAACACTTTACCCCAAAACATTTCCAGTATgcatctctaaaaaataaaaaacaaggatatTTTCCTTCATAATCCCAATACCATCATTATTATCTAAAAAATCAataatgtggggcttccctggtggcgcagtggttgagaatccgcctgccaatgcagaggacacgggttcgagccctggtctgggaagatcccacatgccgcagagcggctgggtccgtgagccacaattactgagcctgcgcatctggaacctgtgctccacaacaagagaggccgcaatagtgagaggcctgcgcaccgcgatgaagagtggcccccgcttgccacaactagagaaagccctcgcacagaaacgaagacccaacacagccataaataaaaaataaaaaaaaataaaaataaaaaaatcaataatgtatttttaatatcatctAATGTCTAGTCCATATTCAAAAGTTTCCCCCATCTTGCCCTCAAAATGTGTTTTGTATCCAGGATATAATCACGTTTCATGCATTGCATTTGATAACTGTGTCTCTTAAGCATCTTTTAACTTGGACCAGTCTCCCCTCATTCCCACTTTTTTTCCCATGACAGTGTCTTGTTGAAGAGTCTATACCAGTTTAACTggaatgatctttttaaaatgtaaattcagtCATCTCTTTCCCTGTTGTGCGGAGCTAATAGCTTCCCAATGGCCTTAGAATAGAATACAGCCTTTAGCATGAGCTGTACATAAGACCTGTGTGCTTTGGCCCATCCCAAATCCTCAGTTCATTATCATCTTCCATCTTGCTTACCACACTTCAGCCACACTGATatcccttcatttctttgcattcccCAGGCCCTTTCctacctctgggcctttgcacttgatTCCTCTGCCCTTATACTTTGTTCCAGCCCTTCAAagtgccattttatttttatccctCAGCCCTCAGCTCAGTTGTCCTTCCCTTTGAGAGACCTTCTCTGACTACTCCAAGCCCTCAGAGAGGTCTCCTCTTCTCCAACCCCATCAGTTCCTCTCTCCCATCTCCCTTTTATCTCCCTGTATTTCTGTTTAATTgtttacttacatattttttgTTTCCCCCACTAAACTGTAATCACTGTGAGGGCTGGACCCCCTACTtcctagcatggtgcctggcacagtatTCAGTAAGTATATGTTGAAGGAACCAGCACTTACAAAGCTCCTTAAATGTTTGAAGTATGAAAAAACACATGTCTGACACTGTCCTGAATGTAGGACACAACGTATCCAAAGCAGGACCCATTCCCTGCTCCCATCGTCATCTGTCCTATGATTACAGGGACCTGATCTGTTGCTTTCCCTCCAACACTACCCATTTCCAAAAATGTAGTCATTTGAGTCCCACTGTCAATACTTACCATAGTTACagtagtatatttttatttactttaacaGATTTAGTCAATAATGAATATGTTCCTAGCATTGGAGTAAGTATCAGCAGTAGAggaagaaagatgttaaaaagtcAATACCTAATTGATATATTGAAAGATGACTAAAAAATTGAGGTGCTAATGCTAAAAAGTAAAGCAGGGAAGTGGAAAGAGATTGGAGGGAGATAATGCTATTTTATTTAGGGCAATGAGAAAAGACATCTCTgataaagtgacatttgagcaaagatctgAACAAAGTGATGGGGTGAGATATGCAGGTATCTGAGAGAAGAACATTCTAAGCATAGGGACTAAGGGAAGGGGCTCTGAAGAGAAATACATTGTCAAACACTTGGCATTTTTAGAAAACAGCAGGAAAATCACTGTGGTTGGAGAGAGTGATCTGGGAGATAGTAGAAGGAAATGATCAACATCAGGTAGCAGAGACCACAATTTATAGGGCCTTGTAGACCGTGGTAAAGAATTTgggattggggcttccctggtggcgcagcggttgagaatctgcctgctaatgcaggggacacgggttcgcgccctggtctgggaagatcccacatgccgcggagcaactaggcccgtgagccacaactactgagcctgcgcgtctggagcctgggctccgcaacaagagaggccgcaatagtgagaggcccgcgcaccgcgatgaagagtagcccccgcttgccgcaactacaggaaaccctagcacagaaacgaagacccaacatagtaatgaatcaatcaataaataaatctttaaaaaaaaaaaaaaaaaaaagaatttgggatTTATTCTGAGTGAcgtgggaagccattggagggttctgagcagagaagTGTCATTATCTGCCTTATGGCCTAAAAACCAGCTGGCTGTTGtatggaggagagaagaaaaaagcaagGATAGAAGCAGGGTACTGCAAAGACCAAGCAAGAAATGAAGGAGACTTGGACTAGGTGGAAATGATTGAGTGAACTGGATtctgcacatattttaaaaatgcagagtgGATGTAGGAtgtgggagaaagaaaggagtcaGAGCTGATTATGTAGTGTTTGGTTGGGCAGCTGGAAGCAGAGAGTTGCCATTTACTGTGAGGGGGAAAACTGCAGGAGGAGTAAGATTGTGGAGGAAAAATCAACAGGTTGATATTGAACATGTTAAGATGAAGATGTCTTAGGCATCCAAGTGGAGAAGTTAGGTAGACAGTTGGATGTATGAGTCTGTAGTTCATGAGATATAAATATGGTAGTCCCCAGAGCATAAATGATACTTAAAACCATAGGGCTGAATTAGGTCACTGAGGGAGGAAGAGATTGTTGATAGAGACGAAGACCAGGATTGAGTCTTAGGATCCTCCAATATTTTGGGAAGATGAAGACCCAGCAAAGGTGACTTATAAGGAATGGTTAGTGAGTTAGGTGAAGAACCAAGAGAGATTTGTGTCCCAGGGGCCAAGGGAAGAATAGATTTCAAAATGGGTATAATATAACAACCATGTGAAATGCTGCCAGGAGGAAGAATGAGAACAAAGGACAGTGTATTTCTCTGAAGCAGTTCATTCTCTTTTActtaaatatattacataaaaaggaaatgttatattttttctatcaatggaaaacttttattttctgagactagaagataatttttttaaaatttattttatttatttttggctgcattgggtcttcgttgctgcgcgggctttctctagttgcagcgagcgggggctactcttcgttgctgtgtgcaggcttctcactgcggtggcttctcttgctgcggagcacgggctctagggcgcgcgggcttcagtagttgtggcacgtgggctcggtagttgtggctcgtgggctctagagcgcaggctcagtagttgtggcacacgggcttagttgctccacggcatgtgggatcttcccggaccagggctcgaacccgtgtcctctgcattggcaggcagattcttaaccactgagccaccagggaagcccctagaagataattttttaaataaatgacaaaacagtATTATTATTCTAGGTAGATACTGTTGCCTGTTAAAGCCCAAAGCCTGCTGGAGATTAGCATTGTTAGAGAAGGCCTAACTATTCTAGTACCAAATAAGACAatgcaaaaaattgaaaagggatTAACTTGTTATATAACATCTTGGCAGTATAACCCCTCTAAAATCTCATATACTGGGCCTGTGCTTTACAAAACACTGCACTAAACTgttctgatttttcatttaagttttttCAATCTTTTACTATTTCCATTACCCAGAATGAAAGATGGGACTCAATggtacttttttccttcttcaggaAGTGTTTTAGATCACAGCTTGGAAAGCCTCATCCACCGCCTTCGTGGTTTGTGTGACAACATGGAACCTGAGACTTTCCTTGACCATGAGATGGTATTCCTCCTTAAGGGCCAGCAGGCCAGTCCGTTTGTTCTAAGGGCTCGACGCTCTATGGATAGGGCAGGGGCACCCTGGCATCTGCGCTACCTGGGACAGCCAGAAATGGGAGACAAGAACCGCCATGCCCTGGTGCGTAACTGCGTGGACATTGCAACATCTGAGAACCTTACTGACTTCCTGATGGAAATGGGCTTCCGCATGGACCATGAGTTTGTTGCCAGGGGACACCTGTTCCGTAAGGGCATCATGAAGATCGTGGTGTACAAGATCTTCCGCATCTTGACACCAGGGAACACAGACAACACTGAGGCCTTGTCACTTTCCTACCTTGTGGAACTAAGTGTTGTTGCACCAGCTGGGCAGGACGTGGTGTCTGATGACATGAGGAACTTTGCAGAGCAGCTGAAACCTCTGGTTCACCTAGAGAAAATAGACCCCAAAAGGCTCATGTGACAAGGCAGTCTGTCCACCACTGGGGCTTGTCCTCAGCTGTTACAAAAAACGAAGACGTTATAATTGCCCTATTTCACCACTGCCAGCCAGGCATTCTTCCCTCAGGAAGGAGGACAATGAGAACTTAGTTGGTTCTTTGCACTGTTTTCCTCATATGGCCAGTTCACTTTTGTGACAGCCTTTCTAAATTAAAGGCTAAGGATGACATGGAGAATCTAGATAATCCCTCTGCATAAAGAGGGGAAACTGGAATAAAATAGCTTTGGggaataaaaatcttttaattgtTTTGCCATTTGTGTGTAAGGTTTGTAAAACAGAGACTGAGTTTGTATTGTGCAGTAATAAAGGCTATAAAGAGAAATGTCTATCATTCTGATTCTTTACCCCATTACCCTGCTAATTTGGGATGGACTCATTATCAACTGGAGCAAAAATatgacagttttttgttttaattttgatagagatGATAGTTTTTACCTTTCATAAAAGTAGCACATATTTgttattgaaagaaatttaaattcagacaaaaataagaaaaataacctGTAATCCTGTTATTCAAAGAGAtgtactagggcttccctggtggcgcagtggttgagaatctgcctgccaatgcagggcacacgggttcgagccctggtctgggaagatcccacatgccacggagcaactaagcccgtgagccacaattactgagcctgcacgtctggagcctgtgctccgcaacaagagaggctgcgataatgagaggcctgcgcaccgcgatgaagagtggcccccacttgccgcaactagagaaagccctcgcacagaaacgaagacccaacacagccataaataaataaataaataaataaataaataacccccccccaaaaaaaagagatgtactatttttattttgttttatatccttCTAgtctttatttttggaaatttatGTATATGAGATAtacttattttggaaaaatattgtatatatactgatttgtaatctttttttgtttaatttatcatTAACTTCTTTCCAGGATATTAGGCTACaatgtttttctgggtttttaaaaaattaattaattaactattaatttatttatttggttgctcctggtcttagttgcagcaggcatgcTGCTTAGTCACAgttccagggctccttagttgcggcacgtgggttccttagttgcagcaagcgggctccttagttgtggcatgtgaactgttagttgcggcatgcatgtgggatctagttccctgaccagggattgaacctgggccccttgcattgggaacatggagtttcatccactgtgccaccagggaagtccctcttctgttaaaaaaaatttttttttgttattattatgtgTCAGTGCTATACTAAGTGCTTTAGGTATGTttactaatttaatcctcacaacagactCATTTTTtacagggaaactgaggtgcagagagagtAATTAGctttccctgagctatacagctACAAATTAGCAGAGCTTGTATTTAAATACTGATAATTGTAACTGCTATTTGTATCCTATCGTTTGGATTTTCCATAACTTAATTGATTCCCCTACTTAAGGAATTTTAGTTTGATCccaattttttgcttttataaactgTCCTGTGATGCTagtgtttttaattaaatttctgttgtcatCCATGATGattctttaggataaattctAGGGAACTGCTGAGTCAAAGAGTGTGCCTTGTTTTAAGTCTTCCACCATGCATTGCCAGATGCCTTCCAGAAATGTCCCAGTTTTCCAACACAGTTGCCAAAAGTGGGTGTGACGGTGAAaacttatttttcccatttgatGATACATGGTGactggttttaattttcttttaaaaatactcatcagggcttccctggtggcgcagtggttgagaatctgcctgccaatgcaggggacacgggttcgagccctggtctgggaagatcccacatgccgcggagcagctgggcccgtgagccacaattactgagcctgcgcgtctggagcctgtgctctgcaacaagagaggccgcgatagtgagaggcccgcgcactgcaatgaagagtggcccccacttgccacaactagagaaagccctcgcacagaaacgaagacccagcacagccataaataaataaataaataaattttttaaaaaataaaataaaaataaattttaaaaataaatataaaaataaaaatactcatcAGTGaggtttaaatttttatgtttattggacatttttttcttatgtgaatTCCCTTTTCATTGTTTGTCTTTATTTGTAAACAGCTTTTATGTAATTTCCCATTTATCATTTGacttttaatggattttttttttaaagctattcttttccttttttttttttttaaattaatttatttatttatttttggctgtgttgggtcttcgtttctgtgccagggctccccctagttgcggcgagcgggggccactcttcatcgcggtgcgcagacctctcactgtcgcggcctctcccgttgcggagcacaggctccagacgcgcaggctcagcaattgtggctcacgggcccagttgctccgtggcatgtgggatcctcccagaccagggctcgaacccatgtctcctgcattggcaggcagattctcaaccactgcgccaccagggaagccctggattttttaaaataacagttctGAGTGGGATAAATGTTGATCATTTTAATACttacagagttttgtttttttttttaatttttggctgtgttgggtcttcgttgctgcactcaggctttctctagttgcggcgagtgggggctactcttcgttgcgacgcacgagcttctcattgcggagcgtgggctctaggcgcatgggcttcagtatttgtggcatgcaggctcagtagttgtggcacacgggcttagttgctccgcggcatttgggatcttcccggaccagggtttgaacccatgtcccctgcattggcaggcagattctaaaccactgtgccaccagggaagcccacttgtaGAGTTTTTAATACACTGGAGAGAATTTGGCGTTTTAAAAATTGTTGGTCactcaaaattttcattttcttctggaaCCTCCGCTGAGATAATACCCCAGTTGAGGTATTACATTGGATAGATCATAATTCTTTTTGGACCTCGGTTTGCCACTCGAAAGATCGTATGAATACTCTGTTAAGAGGTTTTgggcaagtaacagaaaacctatCCAAAGCTGCCTTAAACGATAAGGATGGTGTTATCTCATTTAAGGGTAAGTTCAAAGATAGGGTAGCTTCCAAGTTGGTTAGCTGGTTATTTCTCTGGCTCTGGGATCCTTTTCTTGGCTTTCCCTTGCATATTTTCAAGATAGCTTTTACCTCCTTCAGTTGCAGATTTCATGAGTAAATCTTGTTCCTCCTTTCATAGCATATTAGCAGGATGATTCAAGCAAGGCCCCTTTCTTATTTTGTAGTCTTCCACTTTATTCCTAAACTCTACTCTCATTCTATCCTATAGGCACCCATTCTGATATGTTCAATGTATGTCTGTGATGCTTGTCTTGTAAAATACGTAGAGTTATGTAAGTATGTTCAATCCACATAAATGATATTATGCCATAAATGTTccatttcgggacttccctgctggctcagcggttaagaatccgcctgccaatgcacgggatacgggttcaagccctggtccgggaagatccacatgctgtggagcaactaagcccgcaagccacaactactgagactgcgtgccacaactactgaagcccgcgcacctagagctggtgctccacaacaagagaagccacgacaatgagaagcccgtgcaccacaacgaagagtagcccctgctcaccacaactagagaaagcctgcgcgcagcaacaaagacccaacgcagccaaaaataaataaacaaatgttctttttcttactttttaaaattattattgcttTTGTAATATTCTCTTGTTGCTATACATAAACCTAACTTACAACTTTGAACTTGCATATGCTTTCATGTTAACAGTAATATTAGTACTTAAATAGTGCTTAACTCTGTTTCAGATGGTTTAAACGTTTTAACTCATATACttctcccaacaaccctatgaggtagatattattactaCCATTTTGTAGATAAGAATGAGGCGCAGATTACTCAAAATTTTACTTCTATTGTAAGTGGTGGAGCCTGAATTTCAACTCCAGGGGTCTAGCTCCAGACTCCAGGTACATAACCACTGTGCATCCACCATGTTTTACTCATTCACTCTTTTGATGATAGAACTCTAGATTGCCTTCAACTCTCTATtactattaaaaatgcaaaaatagggacttccctggcggtccagtgattaagactccacgtttccgggcttctctggtggcgcagtggttgagaatctgcctgctaatgcaggggacacgggttcgagccctggtctgggaagatcccacatgccgcggagcaactgggcccgtgagccacaactactgagcctgcgcatctggagcctgtgctccgcaacaagagaggccacgatagtgagaggcccgcgcaccatgatgaatagtggcccccgcttgctgcaactagagaaagccctagcacagaaacgaagacccaacatagcaatcaatcaatcaataaatcttaaaaaaaaagatagtggctAGTACAgctgttataaaacaaaaaacaaaaaaactccacgcttccactgcagggggcatgggttcgatccctggtcagagaactaaggatcccacatgacatgctgcacagaggcaaaaaaaaaaaaaagcaaaaataagcacgttgggcttccctggtggcgcagtggttgagaatctgcctgccaatgcagggcacacgggttcgagccctggtctgggaagatcccacataccacggagcaactgggcccgtgagccacaattactgagcctgcgcgtctggagcctgtgctccgcaacaagagaggctgtgatagtgagaagcccgcgcaccgcgatgaagagatggcccccacttgccacaactagagaaagccctcgcacagaaacgaagacccaacacagccataaataaataaataaataaataaagactttaaaaaaaaaaaaaaaaaagcacgttTGCATATTGACGTGAATATTCCTCTTAACTATGCAATTGGGCGTGCTCAATTTGCCAAAAATGGCCAGGTTACTTTTCAGAATGGCTGTGCTAATTCCTGTCACCAGTACACAAGAACTCATAGCCACCAATCTTCGGTGTTAGCATCTTTCTCATTtttgccagttttctttttctttttttatgtttttatatatggcaaattatttaagtcaataaatttttaaggaatttcacaCGTTCTGATTCCTTCCACTGCCGATCATCTTAGCTCCTCCAGTGTTTGAGTTATACTCTTCAAGATAGCCCTTTCAAAAAGAATTTTTGCTCAGTCCACAGTTGTCATGTCAGTCAGTCAGTCTCCCCATTCTTTTAGTTGAGCTTCTTTGATCTCCAGTGGAATATGGACATACTTCAAAATTCCCCACCTGTGATCTTTGGGATCCAATTTCCTCAAGCAATTTACTTTTGGACCATGTTTAGGGTCAGAGGAAATGGATCTGCCTGCTTCTGAATTTTAGACACCCTCTAAACATGCATTAAGTTCAAATCATATTCACTCCTAAACTATCATAGCTTAGAACAGTACAGATCGTTGGGATATGCCAATACCTTTTTAAAGCCCAGACACTGTGTTCTCAAGATAAAAGCCTAAAAAAGGAAGTCATCTTTGTTTCATGTCAACCTTAGAGTACTAAATCAGCATAGCTGATAATTTCCCTCATATCTTAAGCTTTTAAATTATCAATTCTATAGTCCTGGAAGCAACCTTTGTGTTTATCAATACCCCCACCACTTGAATCTGTTTCAGGTACCATGTTCCTTCTTATCTGTATCAAAGCTCATACTGAACAATGAGTTCTAGGCTGCAAAAGAGGATTTATTTTGGCACCCATCTATAAGTGTTTGTCTACAgattaacaaaaacaaacataagtgctattaatttttgccagtctggTGGAAGTAAAGTGGCAGCTCTTGGctgtcttgatttgcatttctctgattataattaaatttgagccttttttttctatttttttttttgtttgcttagtaTGTGAAACTAAGGTATTTATATATCCTTTGCttattttcctatttgatttccTGTCTTGttgatttgtaggaattctttgtatattctagacattcttttatttgttttaaacactgcaaatactttctcccagtgcCTATTTATATCCTTTgcctactttttttaaatttgatttcctGTCTTCTTAGTTTGTAGGAATTGTGTGTATATTCTAGACATTattccttgtttgttttaaacattgcaaataccttctcccagtCTGCAACCTTCATGTTAACTTTGTGATGTCATTAATTAAGCAGATGTCCTAAATTTTGACCTTAGAATTTGGAGTCTTGTTTAGGAAGTCTTTATTTACACCTGGGTAACagattttcctgtattttctaatagtagctttatagttttaactttcacatttatgtctttaatccatctggagtcCACTTTTAACATAGTTTCAAGTAAAAATTCAGCTTTGTTCTCTATACAGTGAATTCGTTTTTCTATAACTGTCAGAAAAACAATCTTTCCAGTGTTTTGTGATGCCACCTTTATCACATATTAAGTTCCCATGTATATACTTTATTTATAAGCTctccattctattccattgatccttTTCTTTGTTTCAGTGCCAGCAacacaatatttttattactgtggCTTCGTGGTAGAGCCAGTTCTACCAGTAGGGCAGGTCTCCCTACTTTTATTTCCCTCTGAAAATAGACTTAGCTTTCATAGACCtttattctttcatattcatTTTAGAGTGGGTTTTAGTTTCTCAACATTACTActggaatttttattggaatttcaTTG
Above is a window of Balaenoptera acutorostrata chromosome 1, mBalAcu1.1, whole genome shotgun sequence DNA encoding:
- the MED18 gene encoding mediator of RNA polymerase II transcription subunit 18, producing MEAPPVTMMPVTGGTINMMEYLLQGSVLDHSLESLIHRLRGLCDNMEPETFLDHEMVFLLKGQQASPFVLRARRSMDRAGAPWHLRYLGQPEMGDKNRHALVRNCVDIATSENLTDFLMEMGFRMDHEFVARGHLFRKGIMKIVVYKIFRILTPGNTDNTEALSLSYLVELSVVAPAGQDVVSDDMRNFAEQLKPLVHLEKIDPKRLM